From the Ctenopharyngodon idella isolate HZGC_01 chromosome 3, HZGC01, whole genome shotgun sequence genome, one window contains:
- the LOC127509815 gene encoding ral guanine nucleotide dissociation stimulator-like 1 produces MGKWELTMEPVQEWGEEHEDGAVFGITLRREPVQQSSEPTEAFVQYRTCKVRRLKAATLDRLVSHLLDPCCQEQDYGRILLSTYRTFTSSNKLIEMLFQRENFASALDSTNYPNSSLWSLLQMWLDEYSDDFREPPMHSSLRLMCLQLRGRPSLFPLAKHYEALLKKFQTEDVVTGCPVDHMDEPALNMEAKDFESENLADFMDFSITDVAEQLTRMDTDLFIKVVPFQCLGCVWSQRDKKENLSPTIWATISQFNAVTNWVITSLLRPSSIASSSPTTQRARVIEKWVRVAQGCRELKNFSSLKAILSALQSNPIYRLRKTWAAVSREAVSVFENLCKTFPDENCVLTSREIFVDDGSQDDTDNNTINTSKRCPQTRQMSSAGGTVPYLGTYLTVLTMLDTALPDTVEGGLINFEKRRREYEILRQIRQLQASCSQYVLPRHPQIAAWLQSQKLLSDQESYELSRQLETPHDTSPSNSGWSHRTLTKKLSSLLSGNEGSRKNADQISVSSSGSSSSEIEESVSFIPPSLSSCGQNTSEAFPSSSSPDSSTMSSSSSSSQQDLNLNPSSSSSSSASADPHLVSCHKRSVSMTSLPFYNRQVDDSCIIRVSVEFCNNGNMYKSILLTSQDKTAQVIQRALQKHNLEDVSEQDFTLVQVLAQGRELHIPEKANVFYAMSSSANYDFVLRRCPKGQRKQLIRSVSLSSGRATK; encoded by the exons GAGCCTGTTCAGGAGTGGGGCGAGGAGCATGAAGACGGGGCAGTGTTTGGGATCACCCTGCGCAGAGAGCCAGTCCAGCAGTCATCTGAGCCCACAGAGGCTTTCGTTCAGTACCGCACATGTAAAGTGCGCAGGTTAAAAGCGGCCACGCTGGACAGGCTGGTCTCTCACCTTCTGGACCCCTGCTGTCAGGAGCAAGACTACGGCAGGATACTGCTGTCAACGTATCGCACCTTTACCAGCTCCAACAAACTCATCGAGATGCTCTTCCAGAG GGAGAACTTTGCCTCTGCACTTGACAGCACCAATTACCCTAACAG CTCTTTGTGGAGTTTGCTTCAGATGTGGTTGGATGAGTACAGCGATGATTTCAGGGAGCCTCCCATGCACTCTTCCCTGCGTCTCATGTGTTTACAGCTGAGAGGACGCCCTTCTCTCTTCCCCCTGGCTAAACACTATGAAGCTCTCCTGAAGAAATTCCAGACTGAAG ATGTTGTGACAGGTTGTCCAGTTGATCATATGGATGAACCAGCCTTGAATATGGAGGCAAAAGACTTTGAGTCAGAAAACCTTGCAGATTTCATGGATTTCTCCATCACAGATGTTGCAGAACAGCTCACTCGTATGGATACT GACTTGTTCATAAAGGTGGTCCCTTTCCAATGTCTGGGCTGTGTGTGGTCTCAACGAGACAAGAAGGAGAACCTCTCACCCACTATTTGGGCCACCATCTCCCAGTTCAATGCAGTCACCAACTGGGTCATCACTTCTCTGCTTCGTCCCTCGTCTATTGCTTCATCCTCCCCAACCACACAAAGAGCGAGAGTCATAGAAAAATGGGTGCGGGTTGCACAG GGGTGCAGAGAGCTGAAGAACTTCTCCTCTCTTAAGGCCATTTTATCTGCCCTTCAGTCTAACCCCATCTACAGACTAAGGAAGACCTGGGCAGCTGTGAGCAG AGAGGCCGTGTCTGTCTTTGAGAACCTGTGCAAAACGTTCCCAGATGAGAACTGTGTTCTGACTAGCCGAGAAATCTTTGTGGAT GACGGAAGTCAAGATGACACAGATAACAATACCATAAATACATCCAAGAGATGTCCTCAAACAAGACAGATG AGCTCAGCTGGAGGAACAGTTCCATACCTGGGCACATACCTTACAGTACTGACCATGCTGGACACTGCCCTACCAGACACCGTGGAG GGTGgtctcataaattttgaaaAGAGGAGACGG GAGTATGAGATTTTAAGGCAGATCCGTCAGCTGCAGGCCTCGTGTTCTCAGTATGTTTTACCCCGTCATCCTCAGATCGCTGCCTGGCTACAGAGTCAGAAACTGCTGTCAGATCAAGAGAG CTATGAACTTTCCAGACAGCTGGAGACTCCTCATGATACTTCTCCATCCAACAGCGGCTGGAGTCACCGAACTCTCACTAAAAAGCTTTCATC GCTCTTGTCAGGAAATGAGGGCTCCAGAAAGAACGCAGATCAGATCAGCGTGTCCTCGTCAGGATCCAGCAGCTCTGAAATTGAGGAATCAGTGTCTTTTATACCACCG TCTCTTTCTAGTTGTGGTCAGAACACGTCCGAGGCTTTTCCCTCGTCTTCCTCTCCTGATTCTTCCACCATGTCTAGTTCATCCTCCAGCTCTCAGCAGGATCTCAATCTTAATCcatcttcctcctcctcatcttcaGCATCAGCTGACCCTCACCTGGTCTCCTGCCATAAGCGCTCGGTCTCCATGACCTCCCTGCCCTTCTACAACAGACAAGTGGATGACTCCTGCATCATCAGGGTCAGCGTGGAGTTCTGCAACAATGGCAACATGTACAAGAGCATACTG TTGACCAGTCAGGATAAGACGGCCCAGGTGATCCAGAGAGCTCTGCAAAAACATAACCTGGAAGATGTTAGTGAGCAGGATTTCACCCTTGTACAAGTCCTGGCCCAAGGCAGAG AGTTGCATATTCCAGAAAAGGCCAACGTATTTTACGCCATGTCTTCATCAGCCAACTATGACTTTGTTCTACGCCGATGCCCAAAAGGCCAACGGAAGCAACTCATACGCTCAGTTTCACTGTCATCAGGACGAGCAACGAAATAA